A part of Pararoseomonas sp. SCSIO 73927 genomic DNA contains:
- a CDS encoding branched-chain amino acid ABC transporter permease — MIGALIACPFFLYPQFLMKLLCFALFACAFNLLIGYVGLLSFGHAAYFGMGSYIAAHAVKVWGLTPELSILLGGAVGAVLGLVFGWIAIRRAGIYFAMITLALAQMVYFFCLQAPFTHGEDGIQSVPRGMLFGVIDLRADMTLYWFVAALFLAGFLLVQRVIRSPFGQLLTAIRENEARATSLGYRVDDYKLVAFVLSAGIAGVAGGAKAITVGIATLTDVHWSMSGEVVLMTLLGGLGTLFGPVVGAGIVVSMQTYLAPFGAWVTIIQGVIFVLCVLAFRAGIVGELGRLLRVKL, encoded by the coding sequence ATGATCGGGGCGCTGATCGCCTGCCCCTTCTTCCTCTACCCGCAGTTCCTGATGAAGCTGCTGTGCTTCGCCCTCTTCGCTTGCGCCTTCAACCTGCTGATCGGCTATGTCGGGCTGCTCTCCTTCGGCCACGCCGCCTATTTCGGGATGGGCAGCTACATCGCGGCCCATGCGGTGAAGGTCTGGGGCCTGACGCCGGAGCTTTCCATCCTCCTCGGCGGCGCCGTAGGCGCGGTGCTCGGCCTCGTCTTCGGCTGGATCGCCATCCGGCGGGCGGGGATCTACTTCGCCATGATTACCCTGGCGCTGGCCCAGATGGTCTACTTTTTCTGCCTGCAGGCGCCCTTCACCCATGGCGAGGACGGGATCCAGTCCGTCCCGCGCGGGATGCTCTTCGGCGTCATCGACCTGCGGGCGGACATGACCCTCTACTGGTTCGTAGCCGCCCTGTTCCTCGCGGGGTTCCTGCTGGTCCAGCGCGTCATTCGCTCCCCCTTCGGCCAGTTGCTGACCGCCATCCGGGAGAACGAGGCGCGCGCCACCTCGCTGGGCTACCGGGTGGACGACTACAAGCTGGTGGCCTTCGTCCTCTCGGCCGGGATCGCAGGCGTCGCGGGGGGCGCGAAGGCGATCACGGTCGGCATCGCGACGCTCACGGACGTGCACTGGTCCATGTCGGGCGAGGTCGTGCTGATGACCCTGCTCGGCGGCCTCGGCACCCTGTTCGGGCCGGTGGTCGGGGCGGGGATCGTGGTGTCCATGCAGACCTACCTCGCCCCCTTCGGCGCCTGGGTGACGATCATCCAGGGCGTGATCTTCGTCCTCTGCGTCCTCGCCTTCCGGGCTGGCATCGTGGGCGAGCTGGGGCGGCTGCTGCGGGTGAAACTGTAG